The Halotia branconii CENA392 region CTCCTCCCATACCCGGTAGCAATCCTCCTCGTGGTGTTGATTGTGGTCTTGACCCTGGAGGGAAACTCAGCAAGACTTTCTCGTTGCCTTGCAATCCAGACTTAACTTGCGTAAAGTTATCGACAGTCACGCCAGTCTCAATAGGAGTGAAAACAGGTTTTTCATCTACTCCGGCAACGAACACACCTGTAGCATTTTCTCTACGTACAACTGAGGCTGTGGGTACAACCAAAACGTTCTTCAATTGACCAGCTTGAAAATCTGCTGCTACATTCATCCCAGATCTCAGCAGCCTCTGAGGATCTGAAAGTGATACTTTCACTTCAAAACTGGTAACGTTTTGTTCTACTACAGCTTGAGCTGCAATTTGGCTGACTTTACCTGTAAAGGTTTTTCCGGGGTAAGCATCTGCCCTGATTGTGACTGGTTGACCAAGGCGAATTTTAGAAATATTGGTTTCAGCTAAATTGGCCACAACTTCATTTGTAGAAGCTAAGGACAAAATTGAAGATGAAACCGCCGAAGAGACGGAACTAGCTGAAGTTGTAGGAGTTACAAAAGCTCCTGGGTCAGCATACTTCTGCGTCACCAGACCTTCAAAAGGAGCGCGAATTATATTGTCATTGATTTGAGCTTGGACGTTTTGCAGCGAACCACGAGCAGAAATTACCTGAGCATTGGCGGCATCAATATCTTCTCGGCGCGTGCCTGCTTTCAAAAGTGCTAAGGCTTCCTGTCTCTGCTTGACTACAGATCTCGCTTGCTCAATGTCTTCGGGACGTGACCCAGCTTTTTGTAATGCTAAAGCCTGCTGTGCTTCATTGACCGCAGCTTGGGCGCTGTCACGATCTGCACGAGTTTGATTTACACTTTGTAGGGAAATAGCTCCGGCATTGTAGAGTTGTTGATTACGGCGGAAATTATCTTCTGCTTTACTTAAATTAGCTTGGGCGCTGTTTAAACGTGCCTGGGCTTGGGCAATATCTTGAGGACGATTACCTGCTTGCGCTTTTTGCAGATTTGCTTGAGCTTCGTCTAACTGTGCTTGAGCTTGAGCAATATCTTGAGGGCGATTACCTGCTTGCGCTTTTTGTAGATTTGCCTCAGCTTGTGCCAACTGTCCTTGAGCAGAGGTAAGTTGCCCACGCAGGTTGGAATCATCCATATATGCTACAATCTGTCCCTTTTTGACAATATCTCCTTCCTTAACTAGCAGTTGTTTCAGGATGCCTGAGTTTTTAGGGCTAAGATTAATTGACCGTTCAGGCTTGACTGTACCGTTTGCTGAAATTGTGATTGTTAAGTTTTGCCTTTCTACAGGTTGTGTCAATATCCGCCGTCTTGCTTCTTGATTAGGAAGGATAGTTATTTGGTAATAAAGCGCGTAGCCAATTCCACTTAACAGTCCCAGAATGAGTAGCCAAGACAGCCAAGGATAACTACGCTTTTTTTTTACTTCTGGAAGCAAAGATGAGGAATCTATTGAAGGCGATGTATCGGTTTTCATATTAAATACCAGTGTAGAAAAAATGGCTACCGAACTAATTCTTAACGGCTAGAACTTAAGCCTAGTAGCCCTATACTTGCAATTCCTTGATTTTTTAATCATAAATATTGACGTATTAAAAGCTTCTTGCAGGATCACGATCAAAGAACTCAAGTGTATAAAGTGTATTGCACCCTGTCGCAAATCGCTATATCCTCACTATTACTCCATTGGGAAGTCTGATATCACCGTTGCGAAGTCTGACTACGCTTCTACTAAAAACAATTTCCTGACTGGGAAGAATAATATCCCCATTAGGAAGTTTAAAGTAACCTGGATTACGCAGTCTAACTATTCTTCTAGCAGAAACAATTTCCCCGTGGGGAAGTCTGATGTCACCATTAGAAAGTCTAGTTACTCTGTTGGAAGTAACCACTCTTCTATTGGGAGTAACTACTCTAACTGGAGTCACTACTCTTCTATTGGGAGCAACGACTCTTCTATTGGGAGTAACTACTCTAGTGCGGACTTCTTTATGACGGTATTTTGTCTCAGCACTTGCAGGTGTAGTCAAAAAAATTGGAGAAACGATGAGAGCCGTAGCCAGCAGTATAGCTGGACGTATTTGTTTCAACATAAAATTGACTCCTTTGTTTGCATGGAATTTCAATTGTGCTTAAGTTCCGGTGAGCAAAATTACAATTGATGCCAGCAATTATCAACGAGAAAGCCATAACTTAGCGCGTGACCAAAGTCACTAGTAGTTGCAAATTGATCTATGACCAAAGTCACCAATTTATAAATAAAAACTCCACCCATCAAGGGATGGAGTTTTGTCAGTAGTCGGTAGTCAGTGGCAAAGCGAAAAGTGCGGTCTTGGGTAGAACCCAAGAGGAGCAACTTTTCAAGACAGCGAAAAGTGAGTTTTAAACCAGATTAAAACAATACTTAGAGAATCGGCAGTTGAGTTTCGACTTCGCTCAACTGCCGCGAAGTCGAAACTCGATTTCCGCGCAGCGATGTACTGAGTTTCGACATTTCAGCATGGTTCGACTGCGCTCACCAGCCGCTTAGTGCATCACTGACAACTGACAACTGACCCCTGACACGCGCAGTGTCAAATAAATCAATTTTGGTTCGGGGCTTAATTACACACCCTGTTCGCTGTTAAAAGTTCTCTCTCTGATACCAATGAATTTAATAGAATAGATTTATCTGTTTGCTTTTCACGAGGACTTCCGCAATGCTGAATTTATCTACGTGCTTTGCTACTATGGCTATCTGATTGGAGGAACTGTGGTAGTAATAGGTTGATTGGGAATATGTTGACTAAGCGCAAAAGTCGCAGCGTTGCCGCAATTTTAGCTTTTTCTGGCACGTTGACAATTTCAGGATTACATAAGTTTTATTTGGGACAGCCTCTGTGGGGTGTGCTGTATGTTTTGCTTTCTTGGACACCGATACCTAAGGTAGCTAGTGCTATTGAGGGAGTTTGGTACTTAGCCCAAGATGAAGAAGCTTTTGATCGTAATTTTAATTTCGGTAAGTCAGCAGTCAAAATATCCCAGCAGGCGAACAATAATGTCGGGGCGATCGCTGATGCTTTGCGTGAATTAGACGCTTTACGCCAAGATGGACTGATTTCTGAGTACGAATTTGAACAAAAGCGCCGCCAGCTGCTCGACCAAATTTCTTGAAGCAAGCAAAAATGATGAACAACTGGCTACCTTTGAATTTTAAATTACAAAAACTTAAGGCCAAGCTCCTCAACGACCCCTACTATCGACTACAGTCTGGGGAAGAAATTCAAGTAGCAGCCAAACTGGGTATCCGCATTGATGCTAATCAAGCAACTGTAGATGATTGGTTACGTCTACCTGGTTTGTCGATTCACCAAGCGCGATCGCTGGTAGAACTTTCACGCTCAGGTGTTAAATTTTATTGTATTGAAGATATTGCAGCGGCTTTGAGTATGCCAGTCCAGCGATTAGAGCCTTTAAACCCGCTGCTGATTTTTAATTACTATGACCACGAATCTTTAGATAAACCTGCGCTTTTAGTTAACCCAAAC contains the following coding sequences:
- a CDS encoding efflux RND transporter periplasmic adaptor subunit, encoding MKTDTSPSIDSSSLLPEVKKKRSYPWLSWLLILGLLSGIGYALYYQITILPNQEARRRILTQPVERQNLTITISANGTVKPERSINLSPKNSGILKQLLVKEGDIVKKGQIVAYMDDSNLRGQLTSAQGQLAQAEANLQKAQAGNRPQDIAQAQAQLDEAQANLQKAQAGNRPQDIAQAQARLNSAQANLSKAEDNFRRNQQLYNAGAISLQSVNQTRADRDSAQAAVNEAQQALALQKAGSRPEDIEQARSVVKQRQEALALLKAGTRREDIDAANAQVISARGSLQNVQAQINDNIIRAPFEGLVTQKYADPGAFVTPTTSASSVSSAVSSSILSLASTNEVVANLAETNISKIRLGQPVTIRADAYPGKTFTGKVSQIAAQAVVEQNVTSFEVKVSLSDPQRLLRSGMNVAADFQAGQLKNVLVVPTASVVRRENATGVFVAGVDEKPVFTPIETGVTVDNFTQVKSGLQGNEKVLLSFPPGSRPQSTPRGGLLPGMGGGNRSSGGRSRGNAAP
- a CDS encoding NINE protein, whose translation is MLTKRKSRSVAAILAFSGTLTISGLHKFYLGQPLWGVLYVLLSWTPIPKVASAIEGVWYLAQDEEAFDRNFNFGKSAVKISQQANNNVGAIADALRELDALRQDGLISEYEFEQKRRQLLDQIS
- a CDS encoding ComEA family DNA-binding protein — its product is MNNWLPLNFKLQKLKAKLLNDPYYRLQSGEEIQVAAKLGIRIDANQATVDDWLRLPGLSIHQARSLVELSRSGVKFYCIEDIAAALSMPVQRLEPLNPLLIFNYYDHESLDKPALLVNPNTATVEQLAKIPFIDLSLAEAIVQNRLSAGFYSNLADFQRRLDLSGEAIAQMMYYLRF